In one window of Arachis ipaensis cultivar K30076 chromosome B06, Araip1.1, whole genome shotgun sequence DNA:
- the LOC107605141 gene encoding mevalonate kinase isoform X1 — protein sequence MEVKARAPGKIILSGEHAVVHGSTAVAASINLYTYVTLRFSTPSDDQDSLKLVLKDEGLEFSWPTNRIKQEFPESSAEPQSPAPPSCSVESAKSIASLVEGLNIPEAKIAIASGVSAFLWLYTSIHGFKPATVSFTSELPMGSGLGSSASFCVALAAALLACTDFVSLDLKQQGWQSFQEKQLDLVNKWAFEGEKIIHGKPSGIDNSVSAYGNIISFKSGSMTHMKANTLLKMLITNTKVGRNTKALVAGVSERMLRHPDAMAFVFSAVDSISQELTLILQSPASDDVLSVTQKEEKIAELMEMNQGLLQSMGVSHVTIETVLRTTLKYKLASKLTGAGGGGCVLTLLPTLLSGFVVEKVIAELESCGFQCFTAEIGGKGVEINFEVSS from the exons ATGGAGGTTAAAGCCAGAGCTCCAGGCAAGATAATACTCTCAGGGGAACATGCTGTTGTTCATGGATCCACTGCTGTTGCCGCCTCTATCAACTTATACACCTACGTTACTCTCCGCTTCTCCACCCCTTCCG ACGATCAGGATTCGTTGAAACTTGTGTTGAAGGATGAGGGTTTAGAGTTCTCGTGGCCGACTAACAGAATCAAACAAGAATTTCCGGAATCATCAGCTGAGCCGCAATCTCCGGCGCCACCCTCGTGCTCCGTCGAGTCTGCCAAGTCTATTGCATCTCTCGTTGAAGGACTCAACATTCCTGAGGCCAAGATCGCTATTGCTTCTGGTGTTTCTGCTTTCCTTTGGTTATACACTTCCATTCATGG ATTTAAGCCTGCTACTGTGTCTTTCACTTCTGAACTTCCCATGGGTTCCGGCCTTGGATCATCAGCCTCGTTTTGCGTGGCGCTGGCGGCTGCCTTGCTCGCCTGCACTGATTTTGTTTCTCTGGATTTGAAACAACAAGGATGGCAGTCTTTTCAGGAGAAGCAACTTGATTTGGTAAATAAATGGGCTTTTGAAGGCGAGAAGATCATCCACGGAAAGCCCTCTGGAATTGACAACTCTGTTAGCGCATATG GTAACATCATAAGTTTCAAGTCTGGTAGCATGACACACATGAAGGCAAATACGTTACTGAAAATGCTCATAACTAACACCAAAGTAGGGAGAAACACGAAAGCATTGGTGGCTGGTGTTTCAGAGAGGATGCTAAGGCACCCGGACGCAATGGCTTTTGTGTTCAGTGCTGTTGATTCTATTAGCCAGGAATTAACCTTGATTTTGCAGTCACCAGCATCAGATGATGTTCTCTCTGTAACGcagaaagaagagaagatagCGGAACTGATGGAAATGAATCAAGGTTTGCTCCAATCTATGGGGGTTAGTCATGTCACAATAGAAACTGTTCTTAGAACGACATTGAAGTACAAGTTGGCTTCTAAATTGACCGGAGCTGGTGGTGGTGGCTGTGTTCTCACACTGCTTCCAACAT TGTTATCAGGTTTCGTTGTTGAAAAAGTAATTGCTGAATTGGAGTCATGCGGGTTCCAGTGTTTCACTGCCGAAATTGGTGGGAAAGGTGTTGAAATTAACTTTGAAGTGTCATCTTGA
- the LOC107605141 gene encoding mevalonate kinase isoform X2 produces the protein MEVKARAPGKIILSGEHAVVHGSTAVAASINLYTYVTLRFSTPSDDQDSLKLVLKDEGLEFSWPTNRIKQEFPESSAEPQSPAPPSCSVESAKSIASLVEGLNIPEAKIAIASGVSAFLWLYTSIHGFKPATVSFTSELPMGSGLGSSASFCVALAAALLACTDFVSLDLKQQGWQSFQEKQLDLVNKWAFEGEKIIHGKPSGIDNSVSAYGNIISFKSGSMTHMKANTLLKMLITNTKVGRNTKALVAGVSERMLRHPDAMAFVFSAVDSISQELTLILQSPASDDVLSVTQKEEKIAELMEMNQGLLQSMGVSHVTIETVLRTTLKYKLASKLTGAGGGGCVLTLLPTCFVVEKVIAELESCGFQCFTAEIGGKGVEINFEVSS, from the exons ATGGAGGTTAAAGCCAGAGCTCCAGGCAAGATAATACTCTCAGGGGAACATGCTGTTGTTCATGGATCCACTGCTGTTGCCGCCTCTATCAACTTATACACCTACGTTACTCTCCGCTTCTCCACCCCTTCCG ACGATCAGGATTCGTTGAAACTTGTGTTGAAGGATGAGGGTTTAGAGTTCTCGTGGCCGACTAACAGAATCAAACAAGAATTTCCGGAATCATCAGCTGAGCCGCAATCTCCGGCGCCACCCTCGTGCTCCGTCGAGTCTGCCAAGTCTATTGCATCTCTCGTTGAAGGACTCAACATTCCTGAGGCCAAGATCGCTATTGCTTCTGGTGTTTCTGCTTTCCTTTGGTTATACACTTCCATTCATGG ATTTAAGCCTGCTACTGTGTCTTTCACTTCTGAACTTCCCATGGGTTCCGGCCTTGGATCATCAGCCTCGTTTTGCGTGGCGCTGGCGGCTGCCTTGCTCGCCTGCACTGATTTTGTTTCTCTGGATTTGAAACAACAAGGATGGCAGTCTTTTCAGGAGAAGCAACTTGATTTGGTAAATAAATGGGCTTTTGAAGGCGAGAAGATCATCCACGGAAAGCCCTCTGGAATTGACAACTCTGTTAGCGCATATG GTAACATCATAAGTTTCAAGTCTGGTAGCATGACACACATGAAGGCAAATACGTTACTGAAAATGCTCATAACTAACACCAAAGTAGGGAGAAACACGAAAGCATTGGTGGCTGGTGTTTCAGAGAGGATGCTAAGGCACCCGGACGCAATGGCTTTTGTGTTCAGTGCTGTTGATTCTATTAGCCAGGAATTAACCTTGATTTTGCAGTCACCAGCATCAGATGATGTTCTCTCTGTAACGcagaaagaagagaagatagCGGAACTGATGGAAATGAATCAAGGTTTGCTCCAATCTATGGGGGTTAGTCATGTCACAATAGAAACTGTTCTTAGAACGACATTGAAGTACAAGTTGGCTTCTAAATTGACCGGAGCTGGTGGTGGTGGCTGTGTTCTCACACTGCTTCCAACAT GTTTCGTTGTTGAAAAAGTAATTGCTGAATTGGAGTCATGCGGGTTCCAGTGTTTCACTGCCGAAATTGGTGGGAAAGGTGTTGAAATTAACTTTGAAGTGTCATCTTGA
- the LOC107605141 gene encoding mevalonate kinase isoform X4 gives MEVKARAPGKIILSGEHAVVHGSTAVAASINLYTYVTLRFSTPSDDQDSLKLVLKDEGLEFSWPTNRIKQEFPESSAEPQSPAPPSCSVESAKSIASLVEGLNIPEAKIAIASGVSAFLWLYTSIHGFKPATVSFTSELPMGSGLGSSASFCVALAAALLACTDFVSLDLKQQGWQSFQEKQLDLVNKWAFEGEKIIHGKPSGIDNSVSAYGNIISFKSGSMTHMKANTLLKMLITNTKVGRNTKALVAGVSERMLRHPDAMAFVFSAVDSISQELTLILQSPASDDVLSVTQKEEKIAELMEMNQGLLQSMGVSHVTIETVLRTTLKYKLASKLTGAGGGGCVLTLLPTCILFTPHLDSDSIVRLRFRC, from the exons ATGGAGGTTAAAGCCAGAGCTCCAGGCAAGATAATACTCTCAGGGGAACATGCTGTTGTTCATGGATCCACTGCTGTTGCCGCCTCTATCAACTTATACACCTACGTTACTCTCCGCTTCTCCACCCCTTCCG ACGATCAGGATTCGTTGAAACTTGTGTTGAAGGATGAGGGTTTAGAGTTCTCGTGGCCGACTAACAGAATCAAACAAGAATTTCCGGAATCATCAGCTGAGCCGCAATCTCCGGCGCCACCCTCGTGCTCCGTCGAGTCTGCCAAGTCTATTGCATCTCTCGTTGAAGGACTCAACATTCCTGAGGCCAAGATCGCTATTGCTTCTGGTGTTTCTGCTTTCCTTTGGTTATACACTTCCATTCATGG ATTTAAGCCTGCTACTGTGTCTTTCACTTCTGAACTTCCCATGGGTTCCGGCCTTGGATCATCAGCCTCGTTTTGCGTGGCGCTGGCGGCTGCCTTGCTCGCCTGCACTGATTTTGTTTCTCTGGATTTGAAACAACAAGGATGGCAGTCTTTTCAGGAGAAGCAACTTGATTTGGTAAATAAATGGGCTTTTGAAGGCGAGAAGATCATCCACGGAAAGCCCTCTGGAATTGACAACTCTGTTAGCGCATATG GTAACATCATAAGTTTCAAGTCTGGTAGCATGACACACATGAAGGCAAATACGTTACTGAAAATGCTCATAACTAACACCAAAGTAGGGAGAAACACGAAAGCATTGGTGGCTGGTGTTTCAGAGAGGATGCTAAGGCACCCGGACGCAATGGCTTTTGTGTTCAGTGCTGTTGATTCTATTAGCCAGGAATTAACCTTGATTTTGCAGTCACCAGCATCAGATGATGTTCTCTCTGTAACGcagaaagaagagaagatagCGGAACTGATGGAAATGAATCAAGGTTTGCTCCAATCTATGGGGGTTAGTCATGTCACAATAGAAACTGTTCTTAGAACGACATTGAAGTACAAGTTGGCTTCTAAATTGACCGGAGCTGGTGGTGGTGGCTGTGTTCTCACACTGCTTCCAACATGTATCCTCTTTACTCCTCATCTTGATTCTGATTCAATTGTTCGCTTAAG GTTTCGTTGTTGA
- the LOC107605141 gene encoding mevalonate kinase isoform X3: MEVKARAPGKIILSGEHAVVHGSTAVAASINLYTYVTLRFSTPSDDQDSLKLVLKDEGLEFSWPTNRIKQEFPESSAEPQSPAPPSCSVESAKSIASLVEGLNIPEAKIAIASGVSAFLWLYTSIHGFKPATVSFTSELPMGSGLGSSASFCVALAAALLACTDFVSLDLKQQGWQSFQEKQLDLVNKWAFEGEKIIHGKPSGIDNSVSAYGNIISFKSGSMTHMKANTLLKMLITNTKVGRNTKALVAGVSERMLRHPDAMAFVFSAVDSISQELTLILQSPASDDVLSVTQKEEKIAELMEMNQGLLQSMGVSHVTIETVLRTTLKYKLASKLTGAGGGGCVLTLLPTCILFTPHLDSDSIVRLSVIRFRC; the protein is encoded by the exons ATGGAGGTTAAAGCCAGAGCTCCAGGCAAGATAATACTCTCAGGGGAACATGCTGTTGTTCATGGATCCACTGCTGTTGCCGCCTCTATCAACTTATACACCTACGTTACTCTCCGCTTCTCCACCCCTTCCG ACGATCAGGATTCGTTGAAACTTGTGTTGAAGGATGAGGGTTTAGAGTTCTCGTGGCCGACTAACAGAATCAAACAAGAATTTCCGGAATCATCAGCTGAGCCGCAATCTCCGGCGCCACCCTCGTGCTCCGTCGAGTCTGCCAAGTCTATTGCATCTCTCGTTGAAGGACTCAACATTCCTGAGGCCAAGATCGCTATTGCTTCTGGTGTTTCTGCTTTCCTTTGGTTATACACTTCCATTCATGG ATTTAAGCCTGCTACTGTGTCTTTCACTTCTGAACTTCCCATGGGTTCCGGCCTTGGATCATCAGCCTCGTTTTGCGTGGCGCTGGCGGCTGCCTTGCTCGCCTGCACTGATTTTGTTTCTCTGGATTTGAAACAACAAGGATGGCAGTCTTTTCAGGAGAAGCAACTTGATTTGGTAAATAAATGGGCTTTTGAAGGCGAGAAGATCATCCACGGAAAGCCCTCTGGAATTGACAACTCTGTTAGCGCATATG GTAACATCATAAGTTTCAAGTCTGGTAGCATGACACACATGAAGGCAAATACGTTACTGAAAATGCTCATAACTAACACCAAAGTAGGGAGAAACACGAAAGCATTGGTGGCTGGTGTTTCAGAGAGGATGCTAAGGCACCCGGACGCAATGGCTTTTGTGTTCAGTGCTGTTGATTCTATTAGCCAGGAATTAACCTTGATTTTGCAGTCACCAGCATCAGATGATGTTCTCTCTGTAACGcagaaagaagagaagatagCGGAACTGATGGAAATGAATCAAGGTTTGCTCCAATCTATGGGGGTTAGTCATGTCACAATAGAAACTGTTCTTAGAACGACATTGAAGTACAAGTTGGCTTCTAAATTGACCGGAGCTGGTGGTGGTGGCTGTGTTCTCACACTGCTTCCAACATGTATCCTCTTTACTCCTCATCTTGATTCTGATTCAATTGTTCGCTTAAG TGTTATCAGGTTTCGTTGTTGA
- the LOC107605140 gene encoding uncharacterized protein LOC107605140, translated as MLSSRLPRLGPWIAKRLFTRNYASIYRGRYNQSTRNSFLQPPAVQFQQLSLNKLYNGAMIGKHNFLSTTSNEGNEQKETISVTFVDKDGEEQHIRVPVGMSMLEAAHENDIELEGACEGSLACSTCHVIVMDVEYYNKLEDPTDEENDMLDLAFGLSETSRLGCQVIAKPELDGIRLAIPAATRNFAVDGYVPKPH; from the exons ATGCTAAGTTCAAGACTTCCAAGACTTGGACCATGGATCGCCAAGCGCCTCTTCACAA GGAATTATGCATCCATTTATAGAGGAAGATACAATCAAAGCACCAGAAACAGTTTCCTGCAACCTCCGGCA gTACAGTTTCAACAACTTTCTCTTAATAAGTTATATAATGGAGCTATGATTGGAAAACATAATTTCCTATCAACAACTAGCAATGAAGGGAATGAACAAAAGGAAAC GATATCTGTGACGTTTGTTGATAAGGATGGGGAGGAACAACATATTCGAGTCCCTGTTGGAATGTCCATGCTAGAAGCTGCACATGAAAACGACATTGAACTAGAAG GGGCATGCGAGGGCTCACTTGCATGTTCAACTTGCCATGTTATAGTCAtg GATGTAGAATATTACAACAAATTGGAAGATCCAACTGATGAGGAAAATGATATGTTGGACCTAGCTTTTGGCCTTTCCGAAAC TTCACGTTTGGGTTGCCAAGTGATTGCAAAGCCTGAACTCGACGGGATTCGATTAGCTATTCCAGCTGCCACGCGGAACTTTGCAGTCGATGGTTATGTGCCGAAGCCACACTAA